The Vitis riparia cultivar Riparia Gloire de Montpellier isolate 1030 chromosome 3, EGFV_Vit.rip_1.0, whole genome shotgun sequence genome segment TTTTagtattctttttcttttatttttatcttccttTTCATCTCTACCCACCCAACCCCTCATCTCAcgtaaacttttttttttccttttcatttcttttattttttcacgttcaattgtttttcatattcttcttatattttaaaacaaaataatttctttaaataataaattataaaataaatcttacCTAAAAATTGTCATTAGATGATTGAATTTCATCATTCATTGTATTTCATATGTTATTTGCAGCCTTAATCAACTagaatttaggtttaatatgtTGAGAGGAGGTTAAAgagagttatttatttatttatttattattattattaaaaagggtatatgtgaaaaaaatatgacaaaaaatgtTACGTTTAGTAAAATGGATGTTGCGAATAGCAACCCCCTAAATTTATCAACTAGGGAGAATCTGATTAATTTTTAGGCAATATCTATTTACCTAAATTAGAGACCTAGTGTAATAAAGAAAGTCcccataaaaattttgaaaatccaaaagaaaactgaattcttaaaaatgaaaggcatttcttagaaaaaaaaaaatcataaaacactTCAAGAATACTTTATAAGGAAACTTGGCTTTTAAAGAATTCAAGAAactctgtttttaaaatttccttaTCTTACAATATTCCAGTTTAATAGAGATTCTTAATTGGAATATGAGtatgaaattatttatgattgaTAACTCTATTTCAATCAAGGATATATTTGTTTCAATTATCATGCATTCAAGTGCTTGTTCAGGCGCGCATGTGCGCACACACACAAATAGCAAGAGATGCAAAATCAAGATAATTGGTGATGTCGTATGCAAAATAAAAGGAAGCAAGATGATTGGTCATCCCATATACAAAATATAAGGAAGCAAGATAATTGGTGATCCCATGGCTATAGGTTTCCAATTTTCCTTAAATTAGCAATCATTTGTGGATCATTTTCGacccttgaaaaaaataaaaaattttgacataACTTTTTACCATTTAAAGCCCATATTGTATCCTGATTTCTATCCAAAAACATAGACCAAATCTTGGCCCATGAAGCTCTAAAAAACCAACAGCTCATGGATGCAATGGGTTCTGGGAACTTGCATTTCTCTGTTCCCATACCCTGAATCAAATAGGTACATGATAACTACGGCCTATGCAATGGAAGTGAAAAATAGCAGTTTTAACATTCTAGGATCTAGATTAAAGGCATTAGAAAACTTCAACTCCAATTTGGGTACCGGTGATCCCCAATCAATTTGGGGGACGGGGGCAGTGGTGAGGGGGTGGgggtttatttttttcctttctgatCACAGTTGTGCAGTTCACTTTCATATCCACAATGGTTACTGTTGGTTTGGGAAAGTACTCACAGTTTGCATTCTGCATACAATTTTTATGAGGAGAAATGGTTTTAGAGGGATATGCTTTTGCTCTTTGCTGAAAGAACCTTTGTGATAGAGCATTAACTTCATATCTCATTAATATGGAAAGCAAAAGTTAATTGATTAGATCTAGAATCAAGTCTAATAGATTGGATAGAATATTAGCTAAATTaagaagatataaaatataCCAATTGAAGTTTCCAAAAGTAAATGAACAAGAGTGGTACATAAAATTAACAGATTCCATTACCATGTTCAAACACTCGGTGGATTCAGAAACAAAAACTTCCGCTCCAAACATGCATGAGTCATCAACAAGGTACCATTGTTGATGTACCCGGCAAGAGCAGTTTCGAAAAATGCCATTGATTAGTAGGGGCATGTAAGTGCCTTACTTTGCCATTGGCATCTAAAAAGCTGagatttattgataaatattagTGTAGTAATAGACTAAGATGAATTAACGTTCTGAGTACTTATcatggatatgattaaacacgATCAACTTCAAGTTGGCATTCGCCCTCCAGCCCAGGGAAAGAATCCCTATTCACTATTGACAACTAGAGACAGATGTGCGACCCTTCCCATCGCATTTCTTGTTTCCGTTTGGGTAGTAGAGACAGAAGCTCCTGTAAATGTAACAATATTGGATGAACAAACTTGTTTTGAAGCAGGAGTTAGAAAACCATGATTCTCAACATAACAAGCTTCAAATTCACCAGATTCATATTAGTCAATCTGTGTTCAAAAGTAGATAGTAAGAATCTTCCAAATGTGTAATGCGCTGGTGGGATGTATCtccatgtttttaatttttgctGCCATATATTTAGAACATTCATGCATCATGTTAAGGTATATTTCTATTTCAAAACATAACAAGTAGTGTAGTGATGTGCGGTAAATATAAATCTTCACCATGGAATGAGGCTGTTGGGCTTGCTGGTTACAGACAAGATAGAAGTGAAACTGGCAAAATAGAAGTGAAatataactttaagttaaaccAAACAAGGCAAAACATGCCATGAGTTACTCTCAGCTTGTCTATAATGCGATACATACTTTGGCCTAAACATATTCTTTTAGAATAAGGACATCATACTTTTTTAATTAGAGTTTTCTTTAAATGTCTCATTAGATATTCTTCAAATGCGTCATGAGTGTAATCTTCACTTCAACTATCAAAGTATCCTTTAATATGTAGCCGTTCAGTTTGTTGTGATCGAGATCACTCAGAGAGACCATATCTAGAAATCCACAAATTTTTATAGAGTCACAGAACCAAATCTTAGCtgcaaataaagaaataaaaagacagTCATGCTTTTTAGTTAAACAAATCAAACTTCAGAAGAAGGAAATTAAGGATTAATATTTTGTGTAACAAAATCAAGacaatgaaaacaataataCTAGTTTAACAATAATACTACCACCGCATTGATTCTTTATCAACAACTCGAATTCAGCATAAAATTTTGTTGGATGATGAAGTGCTTCAGCCAGCCCTAGAAAGAGGGATAGGCTTTTGTTCTTTGCCTTACCAATACCTTCTGGGTAGAGACTCAACTTCCTGAATCATTTAGGTAGAgcaagaaataaacaaacagcTCAATTTGCTGTACTGTAATCAAGAAGGAGAAATAAGGGAAGTACATAGCACATGCCATTTATATTCTTTGACATTGAATATTTCAGAGTGAAGGACTTCCTCTTTCAGTGTGGAGAAATTCTCAATCACCCAAGTGAAAGTACCATCAACAGGATCCTTTATCATGGAAAGACACTCCCCTTTGCCACtatatttgataacaaaaactTCTGCTCCGAAAATGCAAGAATCATCCATCAAGTATCCATTACAAGGATCCTTGAGAACATCCAGTGAAAGAAACCGAGTGAAACCACATCGAGTCTTCATCACATTGAAGTGCCTTACCTTCCCATCAGCATCTAAGTGGATGAGTGCATTCTATTAGTACATGCTATCTTGACCATAGAACTGTAAAAGAGGTGTATTAGCTAAGAAAAACTCTACCTTGGACAGTCAAGTACTTTTCATGTATATGATTAAACACAAACAATTTGAAGTTGACAGTAACCTCCCACCCAACAGGAAGTTTTTCGATTTCTGATATTTCTAAGTAGAGGGAGATGTGACCTTCCCCGACACTTTTTTCATTCCCATTTGGGTACAGACACAATCTCCTGCAAATGTAgaagtattttaattttgagcAAAAACAGTAATAAGAAAAGTGGAAAAGAGGATTCAAAAGAAACCCACCATTTGTAGCCACCCGCTTCAAAATCCCctgaatcatattttttaatgctTGTGTTTAGAAGCACAGAACAGACTCTACCCTGAATAAGTAATGGGCTGGTTGGATCGATCTTAATGTTCTTGAAACTTCTGCAAAATATTCC includes the following:
- the LOC117911655 gene encoding ubiquitin carboxyl-terminal hydrolase 12-like — translated: MEEELPGQFCFFILSTSSHTSFKNIKIDPTSPLLIQGRVCSVLLNTSIKKYDSGDFEAGGYKWRLCLYPNGNEKSVGEGHISLYLEISEIEKLPVGWEVTVNFKLFVFNHIHEKYLTVQDADGKVRHFNVMKTRCGFTRFLSLDVLKDPCNGYLMDDSCIFGAEVFVIKYSGKGECLSMIKDPVDGTFTWVIENFSTLKEEVLHSEIFNVKEYKWHVLCTSLISPS